A single Crateriforma conspicua DNA region contains:
- a CDS encoding carboxylate-amine ligase: MTLQFFEAYGIELEYMLVDASTLDVRPMADTVLGMLNGGQITGDVKRGPVTWSNELAMHVLELKVGTPNKRLATLAGQFEQAIIEIREVLERCHLRLLPTAMHPWMDPRRDVVLWPHDCYEIYQGYDQIFGCRSHGWGNVQSVHLNVPFDGDEQFRRLHAAVRLVIPVLSALTASSPIIGGQDTGIADNRMQQYCRHCDLMPALTGSVVPETVRSEAEYEQMIFRPIREAVSKSKSASVMDPQFLNARGAIARFDRGSIEIRVMDVQEYPGADVAVCAAIIAVLRLLVDEKWSSLEEQEQVATSRLRSVLDRVTVDAEMAVIDAPEYLRCFAIDAPSIRVSDLWKHLLGVARREDSMVDNLFAPLEIILRDGTLSTRIRAAIDGDADPANLQNVYEQVADCLDRWEPFQP, from the coding sequence ATGACGCTACAATTCTTCGAAGCCTATGGCATCGAGCTGGAATACATGTTGGTGGATGCTTCAACACTGGATGTTCGCCCGATGGCCGACACCGTGTTGGGAATGTTGAACGGTGGACAAATCACGGGTGATGTTAAGCGTGGCCCAGTGACTTGGTCCAACGAATTGGCGATGCACGTGCTGGAACTGAAAGTCGGTACGCCGAACAAACGCTTGGCAACGCTGGCGGGACAGTTTGAGCAGGCGATCATCGAGATCCGTGAAGTGCTGGAACGATGCCATTTGCGACTGCTGCCTACGGCGATGCACCCTTGGATGGACCCGCGTCGTGACGTCGTCCTGTGGCCACACGACTGCTACGAGATCTACCAAGGGTATGACCAGATCTTTGGATGCCGGTCTCACGGATGGGGCAACGTCCAGAGCGTGCATTTGAACGTGCCCTTCGACGGCGATGAGCAATTCCGGCGACTTCACGCGGCGGTCCGGTTGGTGATTCCCGTTCTGTCAGCCTTGACCGCTAGTTCACCGATCATCGGCGGCCAAGACACCGGGATCGCCGACAATCGAATGCAACAGTACTGTCGCCATTGCGATCTGATGCCCGCTTTGACTGGTTCGGTGGTGCCGGAAACGGTTCGCAGTGAGGCTGAATATGAACAAATGATTTTCCGGCCAATACGCGAAGCGGTCTCCAAATCCAAGTCGGCGTCGGTGATGGATCCGCAGTTCTTGAATGCTCGCGGAGCAATCGCACGATTCGACCGCGGGTCCATCGAGATTCGTGTCATGGACGTGCAAGAGTATCCGGGTGCGGACGTCGCTGTTTGCGCAGCGATCATCGCGGTGCTGCGGTTGTTGGTGGACGAGAAGTGGAGCAGTTTGGAGGAACAGGAACAGGTGGCCACGTCACGGTTGCGGTCCGTTTTGGACCGAGTGACGGTCGATGCGGAAATGGCCGTCATCGATGCGCCGGAGTATCTGAGGTGCTTTGCGATCGATGCCCCCAGTATTCGTGTGTCGGATCTGTGGAAGCACTTGTTGGGGGTCGCGCGACGGGAAGATTCGATGGTGGACAATCTGTTTGCACCGCTGGAGATCATTCTGCGTGATGGAACACTGTCGACCCGAATCCGGGCGGCGATCGACGGCGATGCCGATCCGGCAAACCTGCAAAACGTCTACGAACAGGTGGCCGATTGTCTGGACCGCTGGGAACCATTCCAGCCATGA